ATCAGCTACTTGCTGGTGGTTTAGTGAATAAATTTGTCAAGACTCGCTGACAAAAGAGATGATGTCGTTATTTGGCTAACATGGTGATGTTTTAAGAAAAACAGAAAGGTTAACGGCTATTTGGACTTGTGGATACTCTCTATCGATTGGATTAACGATGTGTTCCCTTAGCGAATTGGTTACACTAGCGGCCATTCAATTTATTTACACTGGCATTTCTTCATGGCATTAAAAGCAACTATCTACAAAGCGACCGTTAATATTGCGGACATGGATCGTCAGGTTTATTCCGACACAGTGTTAACACTGGCACAGCATCCGTCGGAAACTGAGCAAAGAATGATGTTACGGCTGCTGGCCTGGATATGTCATGCGAACGAGCGTTTATCCTTTACTAAAGGATTATGCGCAGATGATGAGCCAGAAATCTGGTTGCATAACGATCATAACGGTATTGTTCTATGGATTGAGTTGGGGCTACCGGAAGAAAAAAGATTAAGAAAAGCCTGCCATCAGTCAGAGCAGGTTGTGCTGTATGCATACAGTGAACGAGCGGCAAAAGTATGGTGGCAGCAGAATCAAAGTAAGCTGGCTTCCCACAGTAATTTATTGGTGCGTTTTCTGGATGATGGTCAACTAAAACAGCTGACTTCAATGTGTGCTCGTAATATGCAATTACAGGCGACCATTCAGGATGGAGCTATCTGGCTGTCAGACAATCAGAATAATGTTGAGCTAACGTTTGATACATGGAAAACACTGGGTGAATAACTAATGGGTTTGGTTATTTCGGCTGGCGTAACGATCCCTGATGATGAGATGGTCTTGACGGCAATCCGAGCGCAGGGTGCGGGTGGGCAGCATGTAAATAAAACTTCAACCGCGATTCATCTGAAATTTGATATTCATGCTTCCAGTTTGCCGGAGTTTTATAAACAGCGTTTGCTGGCCTTGCATAGTCACCTAGTAACCAGTGAAGGTGTGGTGATTATTAAGGCGCAAGAGTACCGCAGTCAGGAACAAAATCGTGAAGCTGCATTAGCCCGGTTAACCGCATTGATTCAGGAAGCCACGCGATTCCAAAAAGCGCGCAGAGCAACCACGCCGAGCAAAAATGCTAAACGTAAACGGCTGGAGAGTAAAGTTCGTCGGGGTGAAACAAAAAACCTGCGTGGAAAAGTGGATTACTGATAATCAAACATCCCGCCGTAGCGGGATGTTTTGAATAACCGATGTTGATTAAGCCGGTTGTATCTGTGACAGCAGGAATGACACAATTTCATCACTGTTAATCATTTGCTTATCAGCAGCACGACGATGTTTATATTCAACTTCGTTATTGTCCAGATTACGATCGCCGATAACCACGGTGTGCGGCACACCAATCAGTTCCATATCGGCAAACATCACGCCTGGACGCTCTTTACGATCATCCAGCAGTACATCAACACCTTTGGCTCGCAGCGTTGCATACAGTTGTTCTGCCACTTCTTGAACGCGGAAAGATTTATGCATGTTCATTGGCACAATAACTACAGAGAACGGTGCAATAGCATCAGGCCAGATAATACCGCGTTCGTCATGATTCTGCTCTATAGAGGCAGACACGACACGAGTTACTCCGATACCATAACAGCCCATAGTCATGGTCAGATTACGCCCATCTTCACCCTGAACTGTCGCTTTCATGGCTTCAGAATATTTAGTGCCAAGCTGGAAGATATGGCCCACTTCGATACCGCGTTTGATCAGTAAAGTCCCTTTGCCGTCTGGGCTCGGGTCACCAATCACTACGTTACGGATATCGGCTACCGTAGCAGGCAGAGGCAGATCCCGCTCCCAGTTAATACCAAAGTAGTGTTTATGGTCGATATTGGCACCTGCGCCAAAATCGCTCATGACTGCGACAGAACGATCAACGATCATCGGTACTGGCATTTTGATCGGGCCTAAAGAACCAGGACCAGCGCTAATAGCCGCGCGAATCTCTTCTTCTGAAGCAAATGTCAGCGGACTGGCAACCAGCGGCTGGTTTTGTGCTTTCACTTCGTTCAGTTCATGATCGCCACGAACTAACAGCGCGATTAGTTTATGACCACTCTCTTCTGCAGCATGAACCAGCAGAGTTTTGACCGTTTTCTCGATCGGTAAATTAAACTGTTCGACCAACTCATTAATGGTTTTAGCATTAGGTGTCTCTACCAGACGCAGCTCTTCTGCCGGTGCTGCGCGTCCTGCTGATGGCGCGAGGGCTTCCGCCAGTTCCATATTGGCGGCGTAGTCTGAATCAGTGGAGAAAACGACATCATCTTCGCCGCTACCCGCCAGTACCTGAAACTCATGAGAAGAACTACCGCCAATAGAGCCGGTATCAGCCAGCACGGGACGGAAATCCAGCCCCATACGGCTAAAGCTCTTACTGTAGGCTTCGTACATCTTGTCATACGTCAATTGCAAAGATTCTTGAGTGGTATGGAATGAATACGCGTCTTTCATAATAAATTCCCGGGAACGCATCACACCAAAGCGTGGACGAACTTCATCACGGAATTTAGTTTGAATCTGGAAAAAATTCAGCGGTAATTGCTTATAGGAACTGATTTCATTACGCACCAAGTCGGTGATGACTTCTTCGTGGGTTGGTCCTAACACAAATGGACGATCGCCCCTGTCGACAAGACGTAACAGTTCCGGACCATATTGCTCCCAGCGACCACTCTCTTGCCATAAGTCGGCGGGTTGAACAACCGGCATAGAGATCTCAATGGCACCGGCGTTGTTCATCTCTTCACGAATGATGGTTTCAACTTTTCTCAGAACGCGCAGACCGGTAGGCAACCAGATATAAAGACCAGAAGCCAGTTTACGGATCATCCCGGCGCGGAGCATTAGCTGATGGCTAATGACTTCCGCGTCAGCAGGTGTCTCTTTTAGAGTAGAGAGCAAATATTGACTAGTACGCATGTTGTAGTGCTTCCATTTAATCTTCAGATAATGGCAATTTCTCAGCGTTGCTTATCAGTGAAGCAGAGTCTGACAAAGCAAACGCAGAATAAGCCTGATAAATAAAAAAGTGACTTAGTGTATCAGTGACTATCATCTCTCAAAAGAGAGGAACAGGAATTTCTAGCGTTTATCGATGGCAATAACGGTCGCTTGCCCATTTTCCACTCGCCAGCGAACGTTAAACACCATTAAGTGTACGGCAAATTCTCTGGCTTGCTGTTCGTTTTTTCGATAGGCAGGGCGAGGATCCTGAGCTAACACTTGAGTTATAAAGCGGCGCAGATAGGGCAGATCTCGGCTCTCTTTTTGCAGAACATGTTCTGCCTCAGCAGAAAAACTGACGGGCATGTTGGCATCAGGTGCTAACTGGGCAAACCCAGCCTGAGCATCGGGAACACTCTCAGCAAAAGGCAAATAGGGTTTGATATCGACAATGGGGGTTCCGTCAACCAAATCCAAGCTGCCAAGTTGCAGAATAATATCTGCACCTTCCTGACGTATGCCTTTTAGTTCAATCAGTGACATCCCGATAGGATTGGGGCGAAACGTAGAACGAGTAGCAAAAACCCCCATCCGGGTATTTCCGCCTAAACGAGGAGGACGCACCGTTGGTCGCCAGCCGCCATCCTGAGTTTGATGAAAGATGAACAATAGCCAAATATGACTGAATTGCTCTAATCCACGTACTGCTTCTGCCTGATTGTAGGGCGGCAGCAATAATAATTCGCCCCCCCCATCCTGCACTAACCCTGGCTGACGGGGAACGGCAAATTTTTCTTTGTAAGGCGAACGAATAACGCCTATAGGCTCGATATGCAGTGCGGTCATTTAAAAATTGATATGCAGTGCAGTGCCTTCACAAACCGCAACCTGATAGCAACCCGGGGCTGAAGACATCATCTCACAGTGATGTAATAACACCGCATTGGCTTCTTTGTAAGCCGCTCTTTTCTGCATGCTCAGCATCGCAGAAGTAATACTTGGCGGGCTGTCCTGAGCAGTAAACTGACATGAATCTCCCGAAACTAATCCCATCTCTTTAAATGAGGCTCCAGAAAGTTCAGCTTCAGTTTTATAAAGTTTTACTGGTTCTAATTCTGGCGCTGAAGGTCCAGATTGGGCACAGCCGCCCAGAAAAAGCGCAAACAGGCAAAGCGTGAGGATTCGCATTCTGTATCCTTGATAAAGTGTGTTGATTCGGAGAGTACCCGATTTCATGGAGAATAATAATGGTAAATCAGTAAAAAACAATGCGGCAGATTAACCTTGAGCCAGTAATAATAGCACGTATGTCAATGTGTCCGTTGAAGGTGCTGGCTTCATGGCAACAATTAAAGATGTAGCAAAACTTGCGGGGGTCTCGACGGCCACCGTCTCCAGAGTGATAAATCAAACCACTTACGTAGAACCAGTTACCCGGGAACGGGTTGAGAAGGCGATGCGTGAGTTAAATTATCACCGCAATGCAGCGGCTTTAGCTTTGGCTAAACGAAGCGGTAATATGCTGGGGTTAATCACAGGTAATCTTGCGGACCCCTTTTTCGCCCGTTTGGCGCGAGGCGTTGAAGAGATTGCTCGTCAAAACGAATTTCGCCTGATGGTATGCAGCGGTGGCCATCAGGCTGAGTTAGAAAAATCTGGGCTCGATTTCCTTATTAACCAAGGATGCGAAGCTATAGTGGTACATAGTACGCGTTTGTCAGATCAAGAATTGATTCGTTATGCGGCCCACTCTCCCTCAATGGTGATCATCAATCGCCATATTCCGTCATTAGCCCATCGCTGCGTCTGGCTGGATAACGAAAAAGGTGCAACTCAGGCGGTGCGTTACTTATTAGAACAAGGGCACCGGTATATTGCCTGTGTCACATCTGATCTGCCAATCGCCGATCGTCAACAGCGATTGACCGGGTACCAAGCAGCACTGGCTGAATATGGCATTCAATATGCTAAAGAGTGGGTCATCAGCGTTCCTTTCAATGAGGAAGGCGGAGAAAGAGCGGCACAGCGATTGCTGGAGAGTGGTATTCCGTTTACAGCAGCATTTACCTTTAACGACGTGATGGCGGCAGGCATGATGCGTGCGCTGCATCAACGACAGATCAAGTTACCACAAAATCTCTCTTTAATCGGGTTTGATGATGTTGTCTTGGCTCGCTATCTATACCCGGCACTAACTACCATGCATTACCCAATAGAGCGAATGGCGTGGCGAGCCGCAGGTCTGGCTATTCAGCTTTTTAACCAACAAACGCCTCTGCCCAGAGCGAATCGTTTTGAAGCAGAACTCATTATTCGAGATTCTGTGTGGCGAAAAGATCCATCGTCAAGGGCTCCATCTGTGAAGTAAATCTCATTTTATTATCTCATGTAACCGATTACATGGGAGGCTATGACGGTTCACGTTTAGGAGGATGGCTAACGATTATACTGTGTCAACTCTTCCTATTTTTGGAGCTTTACCATGCATGATAAAAGAATGCTCTCCTTTGGGAGCTCGCTCCTGCCGATCATCGCCATGTTGACTTTATTAATAGTTGGCTATGGTGTTATGGGATTACGCATAGAGCCTCTGCTGTTATGTTCCGCCGCAGTGACTGCAGTATTAGCCTATTGGCAAGGTTATAACTGGGATGAAATGATCCACGCTATTGTCAATAAACTGGCGAAAGCTATGCCGGTTATGATGATTCTGATTTGCGTGGGAGGCCTTATTGGTACCTGGATGTTTAGCGGTACTATCCCTTATATGGTTTATTGGGGATTAAAACTCATCAATCCTCAATATATTCTGATCGCCGCTTTTCTGATAACCAGCCTTATTTCTGTTTGTACGGGAACATCCTGGGGCTCTGCGGGTACGGTGGGTGTAGCTTTGATGGGGGTTGCCAGCGGTCTTGATGTGCCTATCGCTGCAGCCGCAGGGGCTGTTGTATCGGGTGCTTATTTTGGCGATAAGATTTCACCGTTATCAGACTCTACCAATTTTGCAGCTATCGTTTCTGATACAACCCTTTATGTTCACATCAGACATTTAATGTACACCACTATTCCCAGCTTTTTGCTGGCCGGTGTAGTTTATCTGATTGCAGGCCACAGTGGTTTGATGGGTGAGGTTGCGACTCCGGCCCGAGTCATTGAAATTATAACGGCTCTTGAATCTTTATATCACTTCAATGTGGTATTGCTTTTGCCTCCAGCGCTTGTCCTGTGGGGAGCGATTGCCAAGAAACCGGTGATACCACTAATGTTGTCCGCCTGTCTATTAGCGATTGTACTTGGGGTTGCTTTGCAAGGACTGAATATTAGGCAGGGTTTAGATGCATTTATGGATGGTTTTCATCTCTCAATGTTTAATGCTCAGGGGGTAACAACCGATGGAATCATGGCTGATGTTCCCCGCTTACTCAATCGTGGTGGTCTTTTCTCGATGATGAGCACCATCCTGCTGGTGTTTTGTGCTTTCTCTTTTGCCGGTATTTTGTCTTTAACGGGAGCGCTTGAAGTCATTATCAATCGCCTGCTCACCATTGTTCACTCTACCGGACAGTTAATCGCTGCCACTATTGGTACTACGATTTTGGTTACCGGAGCGACCAGCGACGGGAAATTAGCGTTATTGATTCCGGCGGAATTGTTTAAAGGCGCTTATTTACGTATGGGCTTGGATACAAAAAACCTCGCCAGAACCATCGAAGATGCGGGGACCGTCATTGAACCGCTTATTCCATGGACTGCAGCCGGCGTTTATATGGCAAGTACCCTTGGTGTCAGTACGTTAGAATTATTACCTTGGGCTATTCAGTGTTATGCCGCTATCTTCTTTGCATTAATTTATGGCTTCACCGGATTTGGGATTGCTAAAGTAACACCATCGACAGAGCCTGCCGTGGAAACACTCTCTGGTAATGAGGAGTTCACGCAATGACCGTTAATTTCGACCAAATTATCGATCGTCATCAGACAGGATCGGTGAAATGGGATTTCATCGAGCGCTATCTTGATATGCCAGAAAAAAAGTTATTGCCGATGTGGGTGTCTGACTATGACTTTGCCTGTCCTCCTCCGGTGGTTTCTGCATTACAACAGCGCGTTACCCACGGTGTTTTTGGCTATAGCGAGCGAGATGAACACTATTATTCATCAGTAGTGAACTGGTTTAGTCAACGGCATCAGCTCAATTTGCAGCAGGAATGGATATGCAGTGTAGAGGGGGTTATTCCCGGTTTATCATTGTTGGTTCAAATGCTCAGTAAACCCGGGGATGGGGTTGTGGTTCAGGGGCCTTATTATGGTTCTTTTGCAAAAATCATAACCCTTAATGAAAGACGTTTGCTGGAGAATCCATTAATTCATGATGAAGCATTGGGCTATTGCATGGATTATCTGCATCTTGAGCAACTTTTTAGTCAGGAAAAACCTGCGCTGTTTATTTTATGTAATCCGCATAACCCCAGCGGAAGGTGTTGGTCAAAAGAAGAGCTATCTGACTTGCTCATGCTATGCGAACGTCATAACGTGAAAGTACTTTCTGATGAAATATGGGCGGATTTACTGCTGCCGGGCGAGCGTTTTACTTCAGTATTACATTTAGATAAACACTGGCATTCACGTTTGATTGTTGCCTGCTCTGCCAGTAAAACATTTGGACTTTCTTCTTTGCGTATTTCTAACTTTATCTTACCGGATAACACGTTGCGTGAACGTTTTAATCAACGGTTAAATGCTCACGGGTTAGATGTATTTAATGCTTTGTCGCTTACTGCGGCGACGGCCGCCTATCAATATGGGGCATCATGGCTGGATCAGCTACTGGAGTATCTGGCAAAAAACAGAGCGTGGTTTGCTGAGCAAATTCAACAACAGATTCCTTGGGCACGGCTTCAACCCGCACAAGGAACCTATCTGGCCTGGCTTGATTGCCGCAGCTTGGGAGTTGATGACAGTGAGTTGAAACGCTATATGACGCAAATTGCACATATCGCGCCATCAATGGGGGAGGGGTTTGGCCCTCAAGGAAAAGGATTTGTGAGACTGAATCTGGGATGTCCAAGGCGCTATCTGGAGTTGGCTATTGAAGGGCTAAAACGGATAGGGGATCATCATCAGAGAACTAAGTGTGTTGATAGCGCAACCTAATTTTTTGAACCGTTGAAAATAAAACAGACCGCATTTGTGCGGTCTGTTTTGGCTTCTACCGTTAGGGAAGGATTACCAACCCTTAATTGCGCCGCCTTTAAACTCTTTATCTGCTGCGTTAAATACTTCGTCAGACTGGAAAGCCTTAACAAACTTCTTCACGTTTTCAGAGTCTTTATTATCTTCACGAGAAACGATGATGTTCACGTAAGGAGATTCTTTATCTTCAACGAAGATGCCGTCTTTGGTTGGTGTTAAGCCAATTTGGCTGGAGTAAGCGGTATTGATAATAGCCAGCGTTACCTGATTGTCATCCAGAGAGCGTGGTAATTGTGGTGCTTCCAGCTCAATGATTTTCAGATGTTTTGGATTATCAACCACGTCCAGTACGGTCGGCATTAGGCCAACACCCTCTTTCAGTTTAATCAGACCCTGCTTTTGCAATAGCAGCAGAGAACGACCAAGGTTGGTTGGATCATTTGGTACTGCGATTTGTGCGCCATCCTGAAGTTCATCGATAGATTTAATCTTCTTAGAGTAAGCTGCAATCGGATAAACAAACGTTGTACCGACAACTGATAATTTATAGCCACGCTCTTTCATTTGCTGATCTAAATATGGCTTATGTTGGAAAGCGTTCAGGTCAATATCACCTTTGCTTAACGCTTCGTTTGGTAGCACATAGTCATTAAATGACACCAGTTCTACTTCCAGACCATATTTGTCTTTTGCCACTTGTTTAGCGACTTCGGCAACCTTTAGTTCCGCACCAACAATAACGCCAACTTTGATGTGATTAGGGTTCTTTTCTTCTTGCCCGCATCCCGCCAGCGCGAGAGATCCAATAAGAGCACCAACAGCGGCAAAGGTTTTAAACTTAAATAGCATATTATTTCTCTCTATTATCAATACGCTGCAAGCAGCACAATTTACTTTTTGTCAGTACCATTATTTATGACTAACGGCTTTGACAAGACGGTCACCACAGAATTGGATGATATAAACCAATATAACTAACAGAATAAGAACAGTATTCATCACGGTTGCATCATATCTGACATAACCATATTGATAGCCTAGTTGACCTAAGCCTCCGGCCCCCACGGCTCCACCCATGGCTGAATATCCCAGCAGGGTAATAAGTGTAATAGTGGCACTGTTAATTAATCCGGGTAATGCTTCAGGAAGCAAAACTTTACGGATAATTTGTAGTGGGGTTGCGCCCATTGCACGTGCGGCTTCTACCAAGCCGCTAGGAATTTCCAACAGGGTATTTTCCACCATACGGGCAATAAACGGAGCGGCCCCGATACTCAGTGGAACCAGTGCGGCTTTTAAGCCGATAAAGGTTCCGACAACAAGGGTAGTAAACGGAATAATCCAGACGATCAGAATAATAAACGGAATGGAGCGAAACACGTTGATTACCGCTGATAGTCCACGATGAAGCGTTGGATTCTCAAGAATCTGCCCCGGTCTGGTGATATAGAGTAGCACACCGGCCGGAAGCCCAATGACAAAGCCAAAAAAACCAGATGTAAAAGTCATGACGATGGTTTCCCAAGTGGCTTTACCCATCATCCACATCATTGCCTCAGACATAACCTAACACCTCAACTTTTACATGGTGATCTTGAAGAAACTGGATTGCGGCTGCGGCCTCTTCCGGCGTACCGTGAATCTCAGTCAGCATGACACCAAATTTAACGCCACCGGCATAATCCATCTGGGCACTGATAATATTGTTATTGATGTTGTAGCGACGAGCGACTTCTGAGAGCAAAGGTGCATCCACCGATTGACCGGTAAACTCCAGACGTAATAATGGATGGGTATTCTCTTTTTGTTCAGGGCTCAGGCGCTCAGAGTAATCATCCGGAATGTCCAGATGCAGCGTTGACTGAATAAATTGTTGAGCCAGCGGCGTTTTAGGGTGAGAGAACATAGCACTAACGCTGTCTTGTTCAATCAATTTACCGTCGCTAATAACTGCAACCTGATCGCAA
Above is a window of Limnobaculum parvum DNA encoding:
- a CDS encoding YaeQ family protein, yielding MALKATIYKATVNIADMDRQVYSDTVLTLAQHPSETEQRMMLRLLAWICHANERLSFTKGLCADDEPEIWLHNDHNGIVLWIELGLPEEKRLRKACHQSEQVVLYAYSERAAKVWWQQNQSKLASHSNLLVRFLDDGQLKQLTSMCARNMQLQATIQDGAIWLSDNQNNVELTFDTWKTLGE
- a CDS encoding LacI family DNA-binding transcriptional regulator yields the protein MATIKDVAKLAGVSTATVSRVINQTTYVEPVTRERVEKAMRELNYHRNAAALALAKRSGNMLGLITGNLADPFFARLARGVEEIARQNEFRLMVCSGGHQAELEKSGLDFLINQGCEAIVVHSTRLSDQELIRYAAHSPSMVIINRHIPSLAHRCVWLDNEKGATQAVRYLLEQGHRYIACVTSDLPIADRQQRLTGYQAALAEYGIQYAKEWVISVPFNEEGGERAAQRLLESGIPFTAAFTFNDVMAAGMMRALHQRQIKLPQNLSLIGFDDVVLARYLYPALTTMHYPIERMAWRAAGLAIQLFNQQTPLPRANRFEAELIIRDSVWRKDPSSRAPSVK
- the tsaA gene encoding tRNA (N6-threonylcarbamoyladenosine(37)-N6)-methyltransferase TrmO, with the protein product MTALHIEPIGVIRSPYKEKFAVPRQPGLVQDGGGELLLLPPYNQAEAVRGLEQFSHIWLLFIFHQTQDGGWRPTVRPPRLGGNTRMGVFATRSTFRPNPIGMSLIELKGIRQEGADIILQLGSLDLVDGTPIVDIKPYLPFAESVPDAQAGFAQLAPDANMPVSFSAEAEHVLQKESRDLPYLRRFITQVLAQDPRPAYRKNEQQAREFAVHLMVFNVRWRVENGQATVIAIDKR
- the arfB gene encoding alternative ribosome rescue aminoacyl-tRNA hydrolase ArfB; protein product: MGLVISAGVTIPDDEMVLTAIRAQGAGGQHVNKTSTAIHLKFDIHASSLPEFYKQRLLALHSHLVTSEGVVIIKAQEYRSQEQNREAALARLTALIQEATRFQKARRATTPSKNAKRKRLESKVRRGETKNLRGKVDY
- the proS gene encoding proline--tRNA ligase; this encodes MRTSQYLLSTLKETPADAEVISHQLMLRAGMIRKLASGLYIWLPTGLRVLRKVETIIREEMNNAGAIEISMPVVQPADLWQESGRWEQYGPELLRLVDRGDRPFVLGPTHEEVITDLVRNEISSYKQLPLNFFQIQTKFRDEVRPRFGVMRSREFIMKDAYSFHTTQESLQLTYDKMYEAYSKSFSRMGLDFRPVLADTGSIGGSSSHEFQVLAGSGEDDVVFSTDSDYAANMELAEALAPSAGRAAPAEELRLVETPNAKTINELVEQFNLPIEKTVKTLLVHAAEESGHKLIALLVRGDHELNEVKAQNQPLVASPLTFASEEEIRAAISAGPGSLGPIKMPVPMIVDRSVAVMSDFGAGANIDHKHYFGINWERDLPLPATVADIRNVVIGDPSPDGKGTLLIKRGIEVGHIFQLGTKYSEAMKATVQGEDGRNLTMTMGCYGIGVTRVVSASIEQNHDERGIIWPDAIAPFSVVIVPMNMHKSFRVQEVAEQLYATLRAKGVDVLLDDRKERPGVMFADMELIGVPHTVVIGDRNLDNNEVEYKHRRAADKQMINSDEIVSFLLSQIQPA
- a CDS encoding MalY/PatB family protein → MTVNFDQIIDRHQTGSVKWDFIERYLDMPEKKLLPMWVSDYDFACPPPVVSALQQRVTHGVFGYSERDEHYYSSVVNWFSQRHQLNLQQEWICSVEGVIPGLSLLVQMLSKPGDGVVVQGPYYGSFAKIITLNERRLLENPLIHDEALGYCMDYLHLEQLFSQEKPALFILCNPHNPSGRCWSKEELSDLLMLCERHNVKVLSDEIWADLLLPGERFTSVLHLDKHWHSRLIVACSASKTFGLSSLRISNFILPDNTLRERFNQRLNAHGLDVFNALSLTAATAAYQYGASWLDQLLEYLAKNRAWFAEQIQQQIPWARLQPAQGTYLAWLDCRSLGVDDSELKRYMTQIAHIAPSMGEGFGPQGKGFVRLNLGCPRRYLELAIEGLKRIGDHHQRTKCVDSAT
- a CDS encoding MetQ/NlpA family lipoprotein, whose protein sequence is MLFKFKTFAAVGALIGSLALAGCGQEEKNPNHIKVGVIVGAELKVAEVAKQVAKDKYGLEVELVSFNDYVLPNEALSKGDIDLNAFQHKPYLDQQMKERGYKLSVVGTTFVYPIAAYSKKIKSIDELQDGAQIAVPNDPTNLGRSLLLLQKQGLIKLKEGVGLMPTVLDVVDNPKHLKIIELEAPQLPRSLDDNQVTLAIINTAYSSQIGLTPTKDGIFVEDKESPYVNIIVSREDNKDSENVKKFVKAFQSDEVFNAADKEFKGGAIKGW
- a CDS encoding methionine ABC transporter permease MetI: MSEAMMWMMGKATWETIVMTFTSGFFGFVIGLPAGVLLYITRPGQILENPTLHRGLSAVINVFRSIPFIILIVWIIPFTTLVVGTFIGLKAALVPLSIGAAPFIARMVENTLLEIPSGLVEAARAMGATPLQIIRKVLLPEALPGLINSATITLITLLGYSAMGGAVGAGGLGQLGYQYGYVRYDATVMNTVLILLVILVYIIQFCGDRLVKAVSHK
- the rcsF gene encoding Rcs stress response system protein RcsF, translating into MRILTLCLFALFLGGCAQSGPSAPELEPVKLYKTEAELSGASFKEMGLVSGDSCQFTAQDSPPSITSAMLSMQKRAAYKEANAVLLHHCEMMSSAPGCYQVAVCEGTALHINF
- the nhaC gene encoding Na+/H+ antiporter NhaC, translating into MHDKRMLSFGSSLLPIIAMLTLLIVGYGVMGLRIEPLLLCSAAVTAVLAYWQGYNWDEMIHAIVNKLAKAMPVMMILICVGGLIGTWMFSGTIPYMVYWGLKLINPQYILIAAFLITSLISVCTGTSWGSAGTVGVALMGVASGLDVPIAAAAGAVVSGAYFGDKISPLSDSTNFAAIVSDTTLYVHIRHLMYTTIPSFLLAGVVYLIAGHSGLMGEVATPARVIEIITALESLYHFNVVLLLPPALVLWGAIAKKPVIPLMLSACLLAIVLGVALQGLNIRQGLDAFMDGFHLSMFNAQGVTTDGIMADVPRLLNRGGLFSMMSTILLVFCAFSFAGILSLTGALEVIINRLLTIVHSTGQLIAATIGTTILVTGATSDGKLALLIPAELFKGAYLRMGLDTKNLARTIEDAGTVIEPLIPWTAAGVYMASTLGVSTLELLPWAIQCYAAIFFALIYGFTGFGIAKVTPSTEPAVETLSGNEEFTQ